The proteins below come from a single Miscanthus floridulus cultivar M001 chromosome 1, ASM1932011v1, whole genome shotgun sequence genomic window:
- the LOC136499570 gene encoding probable LRR receptor-like serine/threonine-protein kinase IRK, with protein MRSLALLVLAHLAALVAAAEAKGGAAGAGLGDDVLGLIVFKADVSDPDGRLATWSEDDERPCAWDGVTCDARTGRVSALSLAGFGLSGKLGRGLLRLEALQSLSLARNNLSGDVPADLARLPALQTLDLSANAFAGAIPEGLFGRCLSLRDVSLASNAFSGGIPRDVAACATLASLNLSSNRLAGALPSDIWSLNALRTLDISGNAVTGDLPIGISKMFNLRALNLRGNRLTGSLPDDIGDCPLLRSVDLGSNSLSGDLPESLRRLSTCTYLDLSSNEFTGSVPTWFGEMASLEMLDLSGNKFSGEIPGSIGGLMSLRELRLSGNGFTGALPESIGGCKSLMHVDVSWNSLTGALPSWVLSSGVQWVSVSQNTLSGEVKVPANASSVLQGVDLSNNAFSGVIPPEISKLQNLQSLNMSWNSMSGSIPASILEMKSLELLDLTANQLSGCIPASTVGESLKELRLGKNFLTGNIPAQIGNCSALASLDLSHNNLTGEIPETISNLTNLEIVDLSQNKLTGVLPKQLSNLPHLLQFNVSHNQLSGDLPPGSFFDTIPPSSVSDNPGLCGAKLNSSCPGVLPKPIVLNPNTSDPISPTEPVPDGGRHHKKTILSISALVAIGAAALIAVGVITITVLNLRVRAPGSHSGAVLELSDGYLSQSPTTDMNAGKLVMFGGGNPEFSASTHALLNKDCELGRGGFGTVYKTTLRDGQPVAIKKLTVSSLVKSQVEFEREVKMLGKLRHRNLVALKGYYWTPSLQLLIYEFVSGGNLHKQLHESSTTNCLSWKERFDIVLGIARSLAHLHRHDIIHYNLKSSNILLDGSGEAKVGDYGLAKLLPMLDRYVLSSKVQSALGYMAPEFACRTVKITEKCDVYGFGVLILEILTGRTPVEYMEDDVIVLCDVVRAALDEGKVEECVDERLCGKFPLEEAVPIMKLGLVCTSQVPSNRPDMREVVNILELIRCPQDSPETELG; from the exons ATGCGGTCTCTCGCGCTGCTGGTTCTCGCCCACCTCGCCGCCctcgtggcggcggcggaggccaaGGGCGGCGCGGCGGGGGCGGGGCTGGGCGACGACGTGCTGGGGCTGATCGTGTTCAAGGCCGACGTGTCGGACCCCGACGGCCGCCTCGCGACGTGGAGCGAGGACGACGAGCGGCCCTGCGCCTGGGACGGCGTCACCTGCGACGCGCGCACGGGCCGCGTCTCCGCGCTCTCCCTCGCCGGCTTCGGCCTCTCGGGCAAGCTCGGCCGGGGCCTCCTCCGCCTCGAGGCGCTCCAGTCGCTCTCCCTCGCCCGTAACAACCTCTCCGGCGACGTCCCCGCCGACCTCGCCCGCCTCCCGGCGctccagacgctggacctcagcgccaACGCCTTCGCCGGCGCCATCCCGGAGGGGCTCTTCGGCCGCTGCCTCTCCCTCCGCGACGTCTCGCTCGCCAGCAACGCCTTCTCCGGCGGCATCCCGCGGGACGTCGCCGCGTGCGCCACGCTCGCGTCGCTCAACCTCTCCTCCAACCGCCTGGCCGGCGCGCTGCCCAGCGACATTTGGTCCCTCAACGCGCTGCGCACGCTGGACATCTCCGGCAATGCCGTCACCGGCGACCTCCCGATCGGTATCAGTAAGATGTTCAACCTTCGGGCGCTCAACCTGCGAGGCAACCGTCTCACTGGTAGCCTCCCGGACGACATTGGGGACTGCCCGTTGCTCAGGTCAGTGGATCTTGGGTCCAACTCGCTGTCCGGGGACTTACCGGAGTCCCTGCGGAGGCTCTCCACCTGCACATACCTTGACCTGAGCTCGAATGAGTTCACTGGGAGTGTTCCAACATGGTTTGGAGAAATGGCAAGCCTGGAAATGCTGGATTTGTCGGGGAACAAGTTCTCTGGCGAGATTCCTGGGTCTATCGGTGGGTTGATGTCATTGAGGGAGTTGAGGTTGTCAGGGAATGGGTTCACCGGAGCCTTACCTGAATCAATTGGTGGATGCAAGAGCCTAATGCATGTTGATGTCAGCTGGAATTCTCTTACGGGTGCACTGCCTAGCTGGGTTCTCAGCTCTGGTGTGCAATGGGTGTCGGTGTCGCAGAACACATTGAGCGGGGAGGTAAAAGTGCCTGCAAATGCTTCTTCAGTGCTTCAAGGAGTGGACTTGTCGAACAATGCCTTCTCTGGAGTTATTCCACCAGAAATCTCGAAGCTTCAGAATTTGCAGTCGTTGAACATGTCATGGAACTCAATGTCTGGAAGTATCCCGGCCAGCATTTTGGAGATGAAGTCACTGGAGCTTCTTGATTTGACTGCCAACCAACTAAGTGGGTGCATTCCAGCTTCAACTGTAGGGGAGTCATTGAAGGAGTTGAGGCTGGGGAAGAACTTCCTGACTGGCAACATCCCAGCTCAGATTGGCAATTGCTCTGCCCTCGCATCACT GGATCTTTCACATAACAATTTAACAGGAGAAATTCCGGAAACGATATCTAACCTTACCAATCTCGAGATTGTTGATCTTTCTCAGAACAAGCTTACTGGTGTTCTACCAAAGCAGCTTTCTAACCTCCCCCACCTCCTGCAGTTCAATGTTTCACATAACCAGCTCTCTGGGGATCTCCCTCCCGGTAGCTTCTTTGACACAATCCCCCCATCTTCTGTGTCGGATAATCCTGGCCTTTGTGGCGCAAAGCTCAATTCGTCTTGTCCTGGTGTGCTGCCAAAACCAATCGTGCTGAACCCAAACACTTCTGATCCAATATCACCAACCGAGCCTGTGCCCGATGGTGGTCGCCATCATAAGAAAACCATACTGAGCATCTCGGCCCTTGTTGCAATTGGTGCTGCTGCTCTAATTGCTGTTGGTGTCATTACCATTACTGTTCTTAACCTTCGAGTGCGTGCCCCTGGATCTCATTCTGGTGCTGTCCTGGAACTCTCAGATGGATATCTCAGCCAGTCACCAACAACTGACATGAACGCAGGCAAGCTTGTCATGTTTGGAGGAGGAAATCCAGAGTTCAGTGCCAGTACTCATGCTCTTCTGAACAAGGACTGCGAGCTTGGGCGTGGTGGTTTTGGCACTGTCTACAAGACCACTCTTCGAGATGGACAACCTGTTGCCATCAAGAAGCTCACTGTGTCAAGCTTGGTTAAATCTCAAGTTGAATTTGAGAGAGAAGTGAAGATGCTGGGCAAGCTACGCCATCGCAACCTAGTTGCACTGAAGGGTTATTACTGGACGCCGTCGCTTCAGCTTCTCATTTATGAGTTTGTCTCTGGGGGTAACTTGCACAAACAATTGCATGAATCATCCACCACAAATTGCCTGTCCTGGAAGGAAAGATTTGACATAGTCCTCGGTATAGCAAGAAGCCTTGCTCATCTCCACAGGCATGATATTATCCACTACAATCTGAAATCAAGCAACATTCTGCTCGATGGATCAGGTGAGGCAAAGGTGGGAGATTATGGGTTAGCAAAGCTGCTCCCAATGCTGGATCGTTACGTCCTAAGTAGCAAGGTGCAGAGTGCGCTTGGATACATGGCTCCGGAGTTTGCATGCAGAACTGTGAAGATCACTGAGAAATGCGACGTGTACGGGTTTGGTGTTCTTATTCTTGAGATTCTTACAGGGAGGACACCTGTGGAGTACATGGAAGATGATGTGATTGTGCTCTGTGATGTGGTGAGGGCGGCTTTGGATGAAGGCAAGGTGGAAGAATGTGTTGATGAGAGGCTCTGCGGCAAATTTCCACTGGAGGAGGCTGTTCCGATCATGAAACTTGGTTTGGTCTGTACTTCTCAGGTTCCGTCAAACAGGCCGGACATGAGGGAGGTGGTGAACATACTGGAGCTGATCAGATGCCCCCAGGATAGCCCAGAGACTGAATTGGGTTAA